From one Chiloscyllium plagiosum isolate BGI_BamShark_2017 chromosome 24, ASM401019v2, whole genome shotgun sequence genomic stretch:
- the pts gene encoding 6-pyruvoyl tetrahydrobiopterin synthase isoform X2, which produces MEVGEQQMKPTRTALVTRVESFNAAHRLHSNYLSDEENKRIFGKCNNPNGHGHNYKVEVTVRGEEAIMKPLDHKNLDKDVPYFANVVSTTENVAIFIWDNLQKYLPANLLYEVKVYETDKNIVVYRGE; this is translated from the exons ATGGAAGTAGGAGAGCAGCAAATGAAACCAACCAGGACAGCGCTGGTGACACGAGTGGAAAGCTTCAACGCTGCTCATCGCCTCCatag TAATTACTTGAGTGATGAAGAGAATAAGAGAATTTTTGGAAAATGCAACAACCCGAATGGTCATGGTCATAACTACAAAG TGGAAGTTACAGTACGTGGCGAG GAAGCCATAATGAAACCACTTGACCATAAGAATCTGGACAAAGATGTTCCATACTTTGCCAATGTTGTTAG CACTACAGAAAACGTAGCTATCTTCATCTGGGATAACCTACAGAAATACCTTCCAGCAAACCTACTGTATGAAGTAAAGGTGTACGAAACAGACAAGAACATTGTGGTTTACCGTGGGGAGTAG
- the pts gene encoding 6-pyruvoyl tetrahydrobiopterin synthase isoform X1: MEVGEQQMKPTRTALVTRVESFNAAHRLHSNYLSDEENKRIFGKCNNPNGHGHNYKVEVTVRGEVNPLTGMVINITELKEHMQEAIMKPLDHKNLDKDVPYFANVVSTTENVAIFIWDNLQKYLPANLLYEVKVYETDKNIVVYRGE, from the exons ATGGAAGTAGGAGAGCAGCAAATGAAACCAACCAGGACAGCGCTGGTGACACGAGTGGAAAGCTTCAACGCTGCTCATCGCCTCCatag TAATTACTTGAGTGATGAAGAGAATAAGAGAATTTTTGGAAAATGCAACAACCCGAATGGTCATGGTCATAACTACAAAG TGGAAGTTACAGTACGTGGCGAG GTCAATCCACTCACCGGGATGGTGATCAACATCACAGAGCTCAAGGAGCACATGCAG GAAGCCATAATGAAACCACTTGACCATAAGAATCTGGACAAAGATGTTCCATACTTTGCCAATGTTGTTAG CACTACAGAAAACGTAGCTATCTTCATCTGGGATAACCTACAGAAATACCTTCCAGCAAACCTACTGTATGAAGTAAAGGTGTACGAAACAGACAAGAACATTGTGGTTTACCGTGGGGAGTAG